Within Cucumis melo cultivar AY chromosome 4, USDA_Cmelo_AY_1.0, whole genome shotgun sequence, the genomic segment TGCATTAATGACAAAACTCCCCCACAACTTATGATTCAAAAGTAAgtagaaaattatattttatatccAAATAAACAAATGTGAAGGTACCACCAAGAAAccaataatgtttttttttctttctttttttagaattattctatTGATGGAGAGAATGAATAATAATCTTTCTACAAACTTTCATGACCAACAAATCTATCTCTACTCTACTTTATGATTAGAAGGAAGAACTACTCCTTTAAGTACATTCAGCATAAATATAAAATCTTatcagtttttttttctaagttGAAAgtcttaaaagaattaaaacgTTAATTTTCTTCGCAATAATCAATGTTGATAAATCTTATCCTCTATTTTGATTAATATTCTCAATTAACGGTGAGAAAGGATAGaccaaaaaaattaagtttactAAATGAATCTAAGGCGGTCGGtcgaaagaagaagagaagtcggtttgaaaaaaaattaaaattaatatttaaagaaTAAAACTAACTAATTGACTAATCTCGATGATCAAGATTCGTTTGAATATTTATTGAACCAACCATGGTTAATGCAGTGATAATTTAGTTCAAAAATCGACTTCGATCGGGtactattattttaataatatactCTTTAACTAGTGATTTTATTATTGAGGGAAAAAAACAGGATGCATAGAAGTGActaattacaaatatatcaaaaaaaagaaaattgttattTGTCAAATTAGGTTTGCTCATGTTCATTCATTACTACTATTCATTTAGacctttcttttgtttttccttcTTATGAGTTGACCCACCACCATGCCaatcattatttatatttataagcTATGTGTCATTAATTATGAAGATGTATATATTAGAAAGACATATGAAGcacattttttttagaattgttgaagtgttaattaacttaaatatagtttaaagaaaaaagtttggaaattttaattttcactaCCTCTACATATTATTATACCAAAAAGGAAAATCATAAGGTTAGAgtataaaaaatgaataaagagAGTGTTGGTTGATCCTATCATATTTTATATCAAGTTCTAAActcatttatatatttatatttttaaacattatattaaaaaaatttcattgtATTCCGTCGTTGAATGTACTTCAAAACTGTGGGTTGGTTTcaaatcaattatatataatttttcaaactttgaaatttgtcattttaacatctgagatttgaattttatttcaaaacaatCTTCAAGGCTACTGTTATAAAATTCAAGAAcagaaaattaattttgtatatGCTTTTGTGAATAAATCTAAACTCgtatatgaaaaaataaaaaacacataTGGCTTATTTTCATCTTCCTTCCTTGAACCTTTTATTCTTACCACTAAGTTTACTTCGTGTGTAttgatcaaattatttatgCACATAAGCAAACTTAAACTATtctttttcaaagttaaaaggaaacttttcaaaacttcaagatATGTGTAAATTTGTCTATACAGATTTTTACTGATTCGAAACACTTTCATGAACTAATTTTATTAGGAGAAAAATAACTAGAAGTGTATAAtattttgtgtaaaatttataaactTTGAAAATCAAAGGAATTCAAAATAGATGAATATGAAGGAATATATATTAAGATAGTTTTTACACAAAGTTAGGAACTTAAACCTTATGAACGTTAAAAAAGAGAGTAAAAATAAGCTTAAACGTGAGAGTATAGCAACCGAAATCGAAGAAATTAAAATCAAAGAATGGGACGATATACCATGATGATATATTTGACATTGTAGGCTAATAGAACCAAGTATAACTATTCCAACACAAATAGGTGTATGAATTATAAGAAGTGTTCTTGTGCCAAATTTATTATGGGCAAAGAACATGGTTGGTTCTATAAGCAACCAAAAAAGTCTAGTTGGATTTTTGCCTTCCCCTTTTCTTCATTTCCTTTTGAGGATAGGGATGTGACACCAAGGACCAAGATATGGCATTGCAATTATTTAATCTTCTTAATGAAGCCATGATCCTATAGAGAGCAACATGTGATATATTAGCATATCTTGTTTATAGGGAACAATGGGAATATTTTGGGTATTTCATTTTTGTTGTCTAGAAATTATGTACTAAATGTTTTGATCGTATAGATGCATGTAGTAGATCAATATTTGTTTTAgttattattgttttcaaatgagagaaaaaaaaaatagattagtTGTTTAAGTAGTACTATATCCAATTTGATCAATTCATTCATGCAACGTTCAGAGGCACGCATATGATTCTCTCGATTGACTAAAGCTCATGATCATAAAATCTTTCACCTTTATTGCACTACGCATCTTTAGACATCCATAGCTTTCGAGATCTACAgtgaaatttataaatattgttCCTTTTTTAAATCCTTGACATTTAATCGTCATTTTCATATATCTAGGCCAAAATACTCTACTTTGTTGATCTTTCTTTCAATAGTTTATTTGGTTATTTGATGTTAAACTTTTTGTATGCTTGTTAGGTTACCATTTAACATAAACAAAATAACACTCAAAGATAGAAAGATATATCGCAATATCAAAATTAGCCTTTCGAGAGGGCTACTCTCCTAAAATCCCCGTACTAAAAATTATACTAAAATCTTCGCCATTTCCTCCTAATCTCACTTCATTTATTTACCACCACAAAATATTAACAAACTTCGTAGCTATTCAATGATATGGCATTTTTAATAACCATACTAATATTTTACTATTCACAATATTCTCTAACTCTATCAAGTTATATTCATCAAACTAACGTTAGGTTTCTATACACACAAACGATAGGTTCTTTAAATCAATTTTCTaatcttgaaaaataattatcatTAGGAACTCAAAAATCAACAATTGGTTGTCTCATGAGAATTGACACCCACCAATCCTATTGCCCACCTCCATCAATCAATCAATGTAACTTCAATAAATACATGCACATTTTGGTGCATTGATGAACCTTCACAATCTATGTTAATCATGTGCCAAAATAATTTACATCAAATTCATAAATAACCAACTAATTGTACTTatcaaaattaaagaaaagaaatgtatcTTGAAAGTTCGGTAATAAAAATATGTTATCTTGTGTTAGAGGTCATCGAATTCCCAACCAAATCTCCTCAACCTCAATGTAATCAAACaataataagaaaacaaaaaatatattacttttcatacatatatatatacacacacaaagacctatatatatatactacatatatatacacaaacgTATGTACATGTTTGTATATTCCTTGAGTTATCAAAGTACTTTGAATCAATGATGTATCAAAACCCTAACttatatcaaaaaaaaaatccttacgTGCCTTATGAAATTTGACATACGGACAAAATCGCATATATGTGAAATAATATGTcattataaacaaaattaaatacataaaATCATTTTGTTCTTTTATCAATTAACATCATTTAGAATTACTTGCTACTAGTACAACTTTCTTGATGCCAAAATGAGGCccaatctttcttttctttccttttaacTCAACATCATTCTGATATAAACCCACATACATACATTTCCCTTTCTGAGGAAAGATAGCCATCCATTTTCAATTAGACAttcaagaaaaacaaaacaatagtCATCAAACTTACATCAATTAACCATATTCAATAGGATCTTAGACACCACAAGGCACGTGCAGTAGTCCACAAAGTTCTTGAATAGGTAAATGATAATATAGGTTTATTAGCTCTATATTTCAACGTTAATAAAAGTCTCTATCTTAACCTGGGGGCCAATTCATTTGTCGTCCCCCCAAAAGGTGAACATGAAGATGATAAACCGATTGACCTGCAAGAAAGTAGTAGGAATCAAATGGCTtgataatttaaataataatagaagATAATTGTTACCGAGGGTAAAAGATAGAGATTGGAGTGCTCACATCCACTTGGTCCGTCGTTAATTACGACCCTAAAGCCATCGTCCAGTCCTTCTTGTTTGGCAATGAGCTTGGCAGTGTAAAGAAGGTGGCCAAGAATCTCCGTGTGCCTCTCCTCAGCCTACGAAGCATATGAAATATTCAATGGAAATACAAATGAAAAGTAACAAtttccctttcgtttttttaatataaaattaacaTCTTTCactgataaaaaaaaaatgaaagaatacatgGACACACAACACAAAACTAAACTTACAAAAACAACTCTACAAATAGGGGTCCAACCATGCAAAATAACACCTAAAAGAATAGTTACAAAAGGTCTTTGAAACTGAATTCCAGAAACaaacatgaaaatgaaaaatggacCAAACCTCAGGACGGTCCTTATCCACCCCTATGAAAATCTTACCGCACAATGCGCTCACCCCACAAACCCACGAGTTGCACACACCAGCTAACCACAAAAAGCGCCCTTCCCCACGAGGCAGATTGAGGAGGAACCCCAAAAATTTCCTTGTCGTATGGCTACTTGAGGTGTCCGAATTTTGTGCTTCACGTTCGGTTCAGTGGTGTGAAATGGTATTAAATGAAAGGCGATACACAACCGGGCAATTTCcgaaaaagaatttaaaaaaaaaaaaaaaaaaaaaaaaaaaaaaaaaaaaaggacaaaccACGAAAAGACAAAACACTGCTAAATGAAAGGGCTTCAAATTCATCGTTCGAAGACTAAGAAACAAAGATAATACAGAACTCTCTGGCCAGACACCCAAAGAGAGGTTCTGCTGTAAACCAAAGTTCCTATTGAGATCTCTCCACCTCCTAGAGGTCCTCCCATTTTCCTCAAGCTAGATGTTCTAATTTTCGGAAAAGTCATAGCAAACATGTGTGGGTGTCTGTGCGCATGCGCTTCAAATGATCTTTTCTAGCATCAACGCATAACTTTGAACAGACCATTGAAATCAGCAAGCTATCAACCAGCTTAATGAAAACACAAATTCCAACTAAACAATTACATAATATACAGATATGCTATATGTTATGGAACGGTCCAAGTGAACGAGCGATATGTCTTGTAGGTTTTTAAAAGTTTAGCTTCGTATCATTTGAGAAACCTAATCATTGCAGTCTGGATACGcctttgaaattttaaaaagcctagtaattgatttttattttatctttcgAAAAATTGTGTTTTTTTCTCACCAATTCTTTCAATTCTCaaccaaattctaaaaataaaaacttcatagaaactacttttttttaggttttcaaatttagttaacaaaacaaagaaactcaAGGGCGGAAGTAGCATTTATAGCTCAATTTCCAAAAACCAAGCAAAcctaattaattgaaaaatcTCTTTTTACtaatgaaaaaaaatacttctGCTGTATATGTATTTAGATTTTATTTCAATCAATCTCTTTTGAAGTTCTACCCACAACTGGCAAAATGTTGTGGAAATTGATTCCCGAGGTCCTCAGGCGTATTTTCCgtaaaatagtaaaacaaaGCGAGTTGCTCAATTTAGTTGATGTGTAAATGTATTGAACagttaaataatacataaaatACTATCATTTTCATTATTACTGTAACAAATTTGAATCCATGACTTAAAGAACAATTCAAACTCAGTTTTGGTTGAATAAATAACTTCAATTATTCGGGACCAAACATCTAACTACAATCATTTGGATGGGACAAATATGCCAACCAAACAATTGAGTAAAGCCGGAAAAGCccctaaactaaactaaaccCAAACCAAATAGTAAACACTCCTATTAGAGATTTTCTTGCCATGGTTGGACTACCAAATAGCCACTCAAATCCTTCCCTTCATTCTAAAGATAAGTCTATTTCTCAATCATCATGTCATGTATGTAGCGGATAAGTCAAAATATGAGATCAAAATGAACTCAAAAAGGAACTGCCGGAAGAACGAAGTCAATGGACACTAAAGCAGAGAGTAAAGTACCCAGTAAAGTAGTACCTTAGATAATCCAGATAATCCATCCTTAACTCTTGGAATGATTAGAATATGTGTAGGAGCTTGGGGTGCTATGTCCCTGAAAGCAAGGACCTGCCATTATAGTGACATTGAAACATAAATTAATTGAAATCACAATGACAGGGAATAACTTTAATTCTAAGTATTCATCTCATTACTACATCCAAGCAAGATCTGTAAAACAAAATGAGTGGTTTAGGGTAATAATTTAAAGGAACCTTGTCATCCTCAAAAACCACCGTAGATGGAATTTCCTTGTTAATGATTTTGTCAAATCTGCAAAAGTGACAAACCAAAAACATTAGTTGCAACCTGAAATGGGTTTTTCGCTAAATGTAATGATTTTTTGTCTCTACTAGAGAATAGTTACACGGTCTCCACAAAGGAGTGTATAGAACCCAACTAACTCCAATATAACCAACTAACTCCAATAGGAAAaaggtaaaaataaatattgatagCTTCTTCTCTTCCTTAATATTCAACAATGACAACTAGCCAATAAGAGCTTAGCTCAGATAGCACTTCTATGTACCTAATGACAAGAAATCCCGTGTTTAAATTCCCTCACCCCcaatttgtactaaaaaaggATAATGACAACTAATTCTTTTGAGGAACACCTCAAGCTTTTACCACCTTACTTCGCTCAGTACCTCATAGCCTGTACCTATCAATTTCATCAAGCCCAAACACTTGAATAAATCGTGCAATTATTGCCTCTTCAAAACTAAATTAACAATTTaatgatgaacttgccaataaATCCAATGAAATTCAACTAAACAATATTCAATATAAAACCACAAAAATGGCAATATTGATCAATGAAACTACCAAACTAAGCAACAAACATAAATCGGTAATATAGTGATAGGTCTCAATGATAAAATGTTACAATTAAATCAGAAAGAATCCCGTCCTGATCAGAAAAATCAATTCCACAAAAAATAGTACCATACAGCCAGAAAAAGTAATCAAATCGAGCCACTAATCTCCAAAACACACACACAATCGCAAATACGTTAGCAATTTGGTCTTTTGCCGGAAACCTAGATATGACTCATATAGCAAGCTTCTCCTTGATGAAGTGTTAATCCATAGTCCACTTcaaggtttttcttttcttttcttttaaagaaaataatactAATAAGCTGCTGCAGTTTCATTACTCTCTAATAGATTGCATACGCTCCAAGCACTAAACATCCAAAAACACATAAAcacaattaaaagaaaaatcaacaaTTCCATTCCCCGTCTGATTACTCAACAGCCATGAAACCACAAATTTTGTGCATGTGACATAAAAGTGAGCCATATATAAAACCACAAAAAAGACCAATTACAGGGGGATATAAAACAAACATAGCAAAAAACAGAATGTCGATTGACGAAGGCGGTTAAAGAAGGTTACATGGTGGGAGAATCGGAGGGAACGGCTGCAAGAGCCGCTTCCTGCTCGGAAGATGCCATGGAAATTGAAAGAGAGTGGGAAATGTGAGAGCTCAGAACTGAGAGTCGAGTCCTGAGTTTTATATCTTCATTGACCATTACAGCCCTAATTTCTTTTCATCCAATTCCCCGCTCTTTACATTATGTCAGGTTGGAAAGCCCACTCTCTTTGACAAACTACAAGCTGCCACGTGGTCCTCTCATTCTCGTGTTTATCAGAAATGAAAAGACTTTTTAAAAACAGAGaaatgaaaaatgtttttattggGCAAAttgcaaaaattaaaattgaatattaaatttatacaattattataatttatatcaTCGCGTGAGTTTCACAGTCTAATTTTATCATTCGAATAAAATTGAGAGCTCAActtttaagtctaaaaatttaaatatataattgtaACTAATACCATAGTTCAAGGATATGATTTTTACGATTTActtttataatatgaattattatttatttatttgataaagtagtaggatttttttctatttagtaTTACTTTACCTATTTTTGTTGAATAAGGTGTAATCATAAAATTAGTTTAAGACAATTGTAATTGACATGGTCTTTCTCTTTAGGCATATCTCCAAACCCCATGTTGTATTGAAAAAATACGTCTAAGCAAATTTAGTTCAAGATAATTGATATATGCCCTTTCAAAATAGATAATTCAATTGACATTACTTTATATGAAATATAGTCaaattatatattctttttttcagAATCAGTTCCAAGTTTTAATAGCTAACATTGAATGATAAAGCCTTTAtctatattgaaatataatatttattattctacGTTGTTTTTGTACCTTTTTCACTACTTTTTCTAAATCAGCATCGAGAAATTCATTTGTACTTCTAATGTATAATATTAGACAACTGTCAAATAGAATTGATAAAAATTTCATTACCATTAATATTCAAGATTTGAAACTCAAATAAAATGGTTGTTTTATGCAATATCTGGAATTGAAGATCGAATTTCAGAAGTCATAACTCGGATTGATGGTGGAATACAAAGTTATTACATCAGTATTGATCAAAGATGTGGTAAGATTATTACAATtggaattatttttcttcttattttaatGTTTGggaatttttggtaatttttttaatctctcttaAAAGATCATCATTTGAAATCTCATCTGCACTTTGTTGATACCCACCCCTAACATTGATGGTAAAAAAATTTGTaacaaaaaagataaaaattctataaaaaaacaaatttatgtGAATATAAATGTATATAAAGAGCACATAAGAAAAAAGATATGGAATAGAATCCCACAAAAAGGTGCGGTTTCTtcataatctcatttcattCTACTGGAAAAAGTAAAACTGATACATGAACAGAAATAATAAGGATTTGACTATATTCTCGAAAACATGACGATCTAACAGTCGAATACACGGTTGGTAGAACAGCAGAAAACATGCACGATTTACTGCAAAATAGAAGTAAAAACTTCTTACGTAGAAGTATTTCAATAAAGTTTACAAATAGGTTCAATGTGCAGACTTATATACAAAGGTTACAAACATCATCTACTTCTTGAAGACGACCATAAACCACAAATTGGATGGATCTTAACTTTGTAGGTACACTTGATGTAGCTGATCTGCCTTCTTCTCCCCATTGATTTGATTTTGAGCTCTGATGCAAACCCGACCCAATGTTACTTTTCATACAATTCAGTCCCATTTACTGCCGATTTATTCAGATAAGTTAAGGTAAATTAATAGACGGAGATGGGGCAGAATCGTCTGTTGATCCTCGATCAATGCGTTGTTTCTTTCGGGGAGATGAAGGTCCTGCAGACACATCACCATACGACTCAGACTGGCAAGTTTTTTGCTTATTATCTTCAGCTGAGGGCACCACCTCGGAGTCTTTCGATT encodes:
- the LOC103486830 gene encoding 14 kDa zinc-binding protein, whose amino-acid sequence is MVNEDIKLRTRLSVLSSHISHSLSISMASSEQEAALAAVPSDSPTIFDKIINKEIPSTVVFEDDKVLAFRDIAPQAPTHILIIPRVKDGLSGLSKAEERHTEILGHLLYTAKLIAKQEGLDDGFRVVINDGPSGCQSVYHLHVHLLGGRQMNWPPG